In Xyrauchen texanus isolate HMW12.3.18 chromosome 27, RBS_HiC_50CHRs, whole genome shotgun sequence, one genomic interval encodes:
- the ela2 gene encoding elastase 2, giving the protein MKLVILALLIAGAYGCGQPTFDPVLSRVVGGSDVRPNSWPWQASLQYQSGSSFYHTCGGTLISKDWVMTAAHCIGSRTYRVYLGKHNLPLTSEAGSIAIAPAKIIVHENWDSYNIRNDIALIKLATPVQFSDTISPACLPDDGAIMPNNFPCYVTGWGRLWTNGPIADILQQALLPVVDHPTCTRSDWWGSLVTNLMVCAGGDGVVSSCNGDSGGPLNCQRSDGIWDVHGIVSFGSSLGCNYPKKPSVFTRVSGYISWINRVMTSN; this is encoded by the exons ATGAAACTAGTGATCTTGGCTTTGCTCATTGCTGGTG CATACGGCTGTGGCCAACCCACCTTCGATCCAGTCCTCTCAAGGGTGGTGGGTGGAAGTGATGTTAGACCAAACAGCTGGCCATGGCAG GCATCTCTCCAGTACCAGAGTGGCTCCAGCTTCTACCACACCTGTGGTGGAACCTTGATCTCCAAGGATTGGGTGATGACTGCTGCTCACTGCATTGG CAGCCGTACTTACAGAGTCTACCTGGGTAAGCACAACCTGCCACTCACCAGTGAGGCTGGCTCCATCGCCATCGCTCCTGCCAAGATTATTGTGCATGAGAATTGGGATTCCTACAACATCCG CAATGACATTGCCCTGATCAAGCTGGCGACTCCAGTGCAGTTCTCAGACACCATCTCACCTGCTTGTCTGCCTGATGATGGTGCCATCATGCCCAACAACTTCCCCTGCTATGTCACTGGCTGGGGACGTCTCTGGA CCAATGGTCCCATCGCTGATATCCTGCAGCAGGCCCTGCTCCCTGTTGTGGACCACCCAACCTGCACTAGGTCTGATTGGTGGGGCTCCCTGGTTACCAATCTCATGGTGTGTGCCGGTGGAGATGGAGTGGTGTCCAGCTGCAAT GGTGACTCTGGTGGCCCTCTGAACTGCCAGAGAAGTGATGGCATCTGGGATGTTCATGGTATTGTGAGCTTTGGCTCCAGCTTGGGCTGCAACTACCCCAAGAAACCCTCCGTCTTCACCCGTGTCTCTGGCTACATTTCCTGGATCAATAGA gtgATGACCTCTAACTAA
- the fhad1 gene encoding forkhead-associated domain-containing protein 1 — MRGYLKTLTWVFKLQPKSTSIGRHKDSDLCLQNGGVEEFHATIDWCEAESCYFIRDLNSAHGTYVNDCRIHNATVRLSQGDQLHFGYGGSTYELSIDSEKPFPLLAAQSPTPQAWVRARTPSVTPHPPTRPRPMSAGSKRCHVTPDRRTHSNRPGSWSGNTGRGCSKTVPQNSQSIQFLPLKRELWLHWPGEGLDHVPVCLENESQRKDDVIMALKEEVSALKLQLSQSKQADPEVKHRLRCLESDIKEKKDQIQQLKDQMLELQRCSGEMLGQAVSKRDLKISSLSEQLDKLRNENNSSTALVSSLQRDLTAREKQALKLAAEVDKLRQDFRHKDAKLTNLADKLKETQKHHDELIARQNNVESLKKEQASLLSEVDRLKQLHQQTQQREQRVQAELKQTQSCFDSFRKQVIKAAQLNSDKESDQQVLDYLSELMEQMEMYKTKAHEFEKKLKEESERQRKMSEETQKFRARLEECQSRVQTACMADAVQMEISALQGMSLSPALSWVQEHSLSILNLLHALQHTTVQRLQTAGVDVSANTGGVSAALQILCQEHKNNQSELRNLKSEIQRLQEREMQSRDLQSRLESMQKLLEMERLQAAESQSVLKNTLMRQLEEVKADLHSVQQTEDALRREMETRKAEWQTDKEKAKVQEAELKEKLHEIQLREDERNKMMEYEEKEVKALQRGAEEERERHRVEVEEYREQVRQHAFTIVAMETQINKAQQSQERWREMEEERDLLKEQLKEALRRVEETESNYTSYTSEKEQGLEKTITSLRKSLLTSQQDVISQNEIIKALSCDLAQAHARLSDMTGELSEQQKLELETHRALVVDQRMQLSMLTQKLTMMSQLVEQKEEETKKLAEKLRQIEEDLKSKAAANREMRNTSPVPLQTSRNTKDVALMTTPNDLIHQRSKHKGNRREEVILQQQEGLRDMRERIRALEQKWPTRRVVQQGEPERRGEMKSERLQKSAFLRESNSSVSGLAFPEALTEAARERTARLDMSDALELSERTYLELAQVLCEALELSEGDLSGCASLKHLPPDERQHIVSLRQTDLELLKTQLDLQKSYSQQQELLLQENQREIHTHRESLALAHQLQTELESVKAELETQKQETEQLRQAPQDSNSQLQRNQQQHSVANRNNRGLSMERTDRRTGRVGHHSCIPNESYEKVSVVKKQISWGKIKKRESKVENLKKAAGRKEQQICSMVSDLASSLQAPEISQLPMLTEAH, encoded by the exons ATGAGGGGCTACCTCAAAACTTTAACCTGGGTATTTAAACTCCAGCCTAAAAGCACTTCTATAGGAAGACACAAGGACTCTGATCTCTGTCTTCAG AATGGTGGGGTGGAAGAGTTTCATGCTACTATTGACTGGTGTGAAGCGGAGAGCTGCTATTTTATTCGGGACCTGAACTCTGCTCATGGCACTTACGTCAATGACTGTCGCATACACAATGCCACTGTGCGACTCTCTCAGGGAGACCAGCTTCACTTTGGCTACGGAGGATCAACCTATGAGCTCTCCATTGACAGCGAGAAACCA TTTCCTCTTCTCGCTGCCCAGTCTCCCACTCCCCAGGCCTGGGTACGGGCTCGGACCCCCTCTGTTACACCCCACCCTCCCACCAGACCACGGCCCATGAGCGCCGGGTCCAAACGGTGTCACGTTACACCTGATCGCAGGACCCATTCAAACAGACCAG GGAGTTGGAGTGGTAACACAGGAAGAGGATGTAGTAAGACTGTACCTCAAAATTCTCAAAGCATCCAATTCTTGCCACTGAAAAGG GAGTTGTGGTTGCATTGGCCGGGAGAGGGACTTGATCATGTGCCTGTGTGCCTTGAGAATGAGTCTCAGAGGAAAGATGATGTTATCATGGCCCTTAAGGAGGAAGTGTCAGCTCTCAAGCTCCAGCTGTCTCAGAGCAAGCAGGCTGATCCAGAGGTCAAGCACAGACTCCGCTGCCTGGAGAGTGACATCAAAGAGAAAAAAGATCAGATACAACAGCTAAAAGATCAG ATGCTTGAGCTTCAGAGGTGTTCTGGAGAGATGCTTGGACAGGCTGTGTCAAAGAGAGACCTGAAGATCAGCAGTCTCTCAGAACAGCTGGATAAACTGAGAAATGAAAATAACTCATCGACAG CATTGGTTAGCAGTTTGCAGAGAGATCTAACTGCTCGAGAGAAACAGGCTCTGAAACTAGCTGCTGAGGTGGACAAGCTCAGACAAGATTTCAGACACAAAGATGCCAAGCTCACAAACTTGGCAGACAAG ttgAAAGAGACCCAGAAGCATCATGATGAGCTTATTGCCAGGCAAAACAATGTAGAATCCCTCAAGAAA GAACAGGCCTCTCTGCTCTCTGAGGTGGACAGACTGAAGCAGCTCCACCAGCAGACACAGCAGAGAGAACAGAGAGTCCAAGCAGAACTCAAACAGACACAGTCATGC tttGACAGTTTTCGTAAGCAGGTCATCAAGGCTGCACAACTCAACTCTGACAAAGAGTCAGACCAACAG GTGTTGGACTATTTATCTGAGCTAATGGAACAAATGGAGATGTACAAAACCAAAGCACATGAGTTTGAAAAGAAACTCAAAGAGGAAAGTGAGAGACAGAGGAAAATGTCAGAAGAGACCCAGAAATTCAGAGCTAGACTAGAGGAATGTCAG AGTCGTGTACAAACTGCATGCATGGCAGATGCAGTGCAAATGGAAATATCTGCACTGCAGGGCATGAGTTTGAGTCCTGCGCTCAGCTGGGTTCAGGAGCATTCGCTCTCAATACTTAACCTCCTGCATGCACTACAGCATACAACTGTTCAGAGGCTTCAGACAGCAGGGGTAGATGTATCAGCAAATACTGGAG GAGTATCAGCTGCCTTACAGATTTTGTGCCAGGAGCACAAGAACAACCAATCAGAGCTCAGGAATCTAAAG TCAGAGATACAAAGGcttcaagagagagagatgcagagcAGAGATCTTCAAAGCAGACTTGAGTCTATGCAGAAGCTGCTGGAGATGGAGAGGCTACAG GCTGCAGAGTCACAGAGTGTCTTGAAAAACACACTGATGAGGCAACTGGAGGAGGTGAAGGCTGATCTACACTCAGTTCAACAAACAGAG GATGCCTTGCGCAGAGAGATGGAGACACGCAAAGCTGAGTGGCAAACCGATAAAGAAAAAGCCAAGGTACAAGAGGCAGAGCTGAAAGAAAAGCTGCATGAAATACAGCTCAGAGAGGATGAAAGGAACAAGATGATGGAGTATGAGGAGAAAGAGGTGAAGGCCCTTCAGAGAGGagctgaagaggagagagagagacaccgtGTGGAGGTGGAGGAATACAGGGAGCAGGTGCGACAGCATGCATTCACCATCGTTGCCatggaaacacaaataaataaagccCAGCAGAGTCAGGAAAGATGGAGAGAGATGGAAGAGGAGAGAGACTTACTAAAGGAACAGCTCAAGG AAGCGCTGAGGCGAGTGGAGGAAACTGAAAGCAACTACACATCTTACACATCAGAAAAAGAACAAGGACTGGAAAAGACCATAACATCCCTCAG GAAATCTCTACTCACATCCCAACAGGATGTGATCAGTCAGAATGAGATCATCAAAGCCTTAAGCTGTGATCTGGCTCAAGCCCATGCTCGCCTATCTGACATGACAG GAGAGCTGAGTGAACAGCAGAAGTTGGAGTTGGAGACTCACAGAGCTTTAGTGGTGGACCAGAGGATGCAACTGAGCATGCTTACACAGAAGCTAACCATGATGTCACAACTGGTGGAACAGAAAGAGGAAGAGACAAAAAAGCTGGCTGAAAAACTGAG ACAAATTGAGGAGGACCTGAAAAGTAAAGCAGCAGCGAACAGAGAGATGAGGAACACAAGCCCCGTTCCACTTCAAACCTCAAGAAACACTAAA GATGTGGCACTCATGACAACTCCTAATGATCTCATCCATCAGAGGTCAAAGCACAAAGGTAATCGCCGTGAGGAAGTGATACTTCAGCAGCAGGAAGGTTTGCGTGACATGAGAGAGCGAATCAGAGCTCTAGAACAGAAATGGCCCACCA GGCGTGTTGTCCAGCAGGGGGAGCCAGAGAGGCGGGGTGAGATGAAGAGTGAGAGGCTACAGAAATCTGCATTTTTGAGAGAATCCAACAGTTCTGTG AGTGGTTTAGCATTCCCTGAAGCTCTGACAGAGGCAGCACGAGAACGCACAGCCAGGCTGGACATGTCTGATGCTCTGGAGCTTAGCGAGAGAACA TACCTGGAGCTAGCACAGGTGCTGTGTGAAGCTCTGGAGCTCAGCGAGGGGGATCTGTCAGGCTGTGCTAGTTTAAAGCACCTCCCACCTGATGAGAGACAGCACATAGTCTCCTTGAGACAAACAGACCTGGAGCTTTTGAAAACCCAACTTGATCTTCAGAAAAGCTATAGCCAACAGCAAGAATTACTGTTGCAGGAGAACCagagagagatacacacacacag AGAAAGCTTGGCGCTGGCGCACCAATTGCAGACCGAGCTTGAGAGTGTGAAGGCAGAGCTGGAGACTCAGAAACAAGAGACTGAACAGCTTCGTCAGGCTCCACAGGACAGCAACAGCCAGCTGCAAAGAAACCAGCAACAACATAGTGTTGCCAACAGAAATAATAGG GGTTTGAGTATGGAGAGAACAGACAGAAGAACTGGAAGAGTGGGCCATCACAGCTGTATACCAAATGAAAGCTATGAGAAG gtctcagtggtgaagaaacagatctCATGGGGGAagataaaaaagagagagagcaaggTGGAGAATCTGAAAAAAGCAGCAGGGCGGAAAGAGCAACAGATCTGTTCGATGGTGTCTGATTTGGCCAGTTCTCTACAAGCCCCAGAGATCTCACAGCTCCCTATGCTCACCGAGGCCCACTGA